From Desulfocurvus vexinensis DSM 17965, one genomic window encodes:
- a CDS encoding helix-turn-helix domain-containing protein, whose amino-acid sequence METAEVLLMENKSDNVLTIEELSVYLKIPKSTLYKLVREGKIPSQKVGRHLRFHRESIDEWLKREDEHGRRG is encoded by the coding sequence TTGGAAACCGCAGAGGTGCTTCTGATGGAAAACAAATCGGACAACGTCCTGACCATAGAGGAGTTATCCGTTTATCTGAAAATTCCCAAGTCGACGCTTTACAAGCTCGTCCGGGAGGGAAAGATCCCCTCGCAAAAGGTGGGGCGCCACCTGCGTTTCCATCGGGAGTCCATCGACGAATGGTTGAAGCGGGAAGATGAACACGGGAGGCGGGGATAG
- a CDS encoding gamma-glutamylcyclotransferase family protein has protein sequence MLRLFVYGTLKRGFWNHDRFCRGVLTVEDAVVRGRLFESSSGIPVLELPEEDVLAVGTTNPLADVATQVHVTARMSNPKPNPDRLPNKRTGAPWGPVYGELLTFDDPENRLPAIDRLEGFHPGGPCLYRRVLVPVCMNRGNRLVAWVYVAGGTSTDRFKRLPNGAW, from the coding sequence ATGCTGAGACTCTTCGTCTACGGGACACTGAAGCGCGGTTTCTGGAACCACGACCGCTTTTGCCGGGGCGTCCTGACGGTGGAGGACGCTGTCGTCCGCGGCCGCCTCTTCGAGTCATCTTCCGGCATCCCGGTCCTGGAGCTTCCAGAGGAGGACGTCCTTGCCGTCGGGACTACCAACCCGCTCGCCGACGTGGCCACACAAGTGCACGTGACGGCCCGCATGTCCAATCCCAAGCCAAACCCCGACCGGCTCCCGAATAAGCGCACAGGCGCGCCCTGGGGCCCCGTGTACGGGGAGCTTCTGACCTTCGACGATCCCGAAAACCGCCTTCCGGCCATCGACCGGCTGGAGGGGTTTCACCCCGGCGGTCCCTGCCTCTATCGCCGCGTCCTGGTCCCGGTATGTATGAACCGGGGAAATAGGCTGGTTGCCTGGGTCTATGTCGCCGGAGGCACCTCGACAGATCGTTTTAAAAGGTTGCCAAACGGCGCATGGTGA